A region from the Aegilops tauschii subsp. strangulata cultivar AL8/78 chromosome 5, Aet v6.0, whole genome shotgun sequence genome encodes:
- the LOC120965458 gene encoding uncharacterized protein — MAHSAPYKKAKAFSESDLDDPKNFTNHASHNKLVRYKDEGKARKGPNFNPSQPIDPELVMIFCGGRHHGLLAIGDGLIRCTNTLPQIKRRQTSSDPEIRPRPRPMDLEIKAAIEEERKKTQVLLEEERRQAAEREREIEERTARLLEEERNRNDLANRAIYELFASMCEKNGQAPPPMPVIAPAGTVSFI; from the exons atggcccatagTGCGCCGTAtaagaaggccaaggcattctCTGAGTCTGATCTCGATGATCCAAAGAACTTCACCAACCAcgcctcccacaacaagctcgtgaggtacaaagacgaggggaaggcgaggaaagggccgaactttaacccgagccagcctattgatccagagctggtgatgatatttTGTGGCGGGAGGCACCATGGCTTGTTAGCCATTGGggatggactgatacgttgtACTAACACTCTCCCGCAGATCAAGAGGCGCCAGACGAGCTCCgatcctgagataaggcctcgtccACGGCCAATGGATCTAGAAATCAAG gctgctattgAGGAAGAGAGAAAGAAAACCCAGGTGCTTCTGGAGGAGGAAAGGAGGCAGGCagcggagagggagagggagattgaggagaggacggctaggcttttggaggaggagaggaaccggaacgacTTGGCTAACCGGGCCATATACGAGCTCTTCGCG tccaTGTGTGAGAAGAACGGTCaggcccctccgccgatgccagtcATTGCTCCGGCGGGCACGGTTAGTTtcatttga
- the LOC120964196 gene encoding uncharacterized protein produces the protein MPPPPPPPASLPGELLEEIFLRLPPDEPACLVRASLSSKFWLGLLSGPRFRGRYHDHHGAPPMLGFLRGFWLEGCHWGEKGPVPRFTSTAKFGARIPDDEWDDYDYSAWDCRHGRVLLGDARYSALLVWDPMTGCRRGLDWPNLADNSRGVAVLCAVSGCDHRTCHAAPFQVVFVGVEMGEDEDDDDCAAFACVSLPETGDWSKPCPPCDQWSEPCPLLHLPADAFIRPIPPVLIQEALHFMIQSLKDDSEEILKYDLSSNSLSLIGAPIEDSETVTSSILMAMEDDSLGYAHVNGSTFYLWSRLMDSNGVASWSQRTIINLMSILPIQNPVETIRVVGSVEGGDVIFLTTVLGIYEINVDSQRWKKIGKRENLDAVIPYMSFYNRQERVMPNDVVH, from the exons atgccgccgccgcccccgccaccagcATCACTGCCGGGCGAGCTCCTCGAGGAGATcttcctccgcctcccgccggaCGAGCCCGCGTGCCTCGTGCGCGCCTCCCTCTCCAGCAAGTTCTGGCTCGGCCTCCTCTCCGGCCCTCGCTTCCGCGGTCGCTACCACGACCACCATGGAGCTCCCCCCATGCTCGGCTTCCTTCGTGGTTTCTGGCTGGAGGGCTGCCACTGGGGCGAAAAAGGTCCCGTTCCACGCTTTACGTCCACCGCGAAATTCGGGGCGCGCATTCCTGACGACGAATGGGACGACTATGACTACTCTGCGTGGGACTGCCGCCATGGCCGCGTCCTTCTTGGGGATGCGCGTTACTCCGCGCTCCTCGTCTGGGACCCCATGACGGGCTGCCGGAGGGGGCTGGACTGGCCCAACCTGGCAGACAACAGCCGCGGGGTTGCCGTGCTCTGCGCCGTTAGCGGCTGTGACCACCGCACTTGTCACGCGGCTCCCTTCCAGGTGGTTTTTGTCGGCGTGGAAATGGgagaagatgaggatgatgatgattgTGCTGCATTCGCTTGTGTGTCCTTGCCAGAGACCGGTGACTGGAGCAAGCCATGCCCTCCATGTGATCAGTGGAGCGAGCCATGCCCTCTTCTTCATCTTCCAGCCGATGCATTCATCAGGCCAATCCCCCCTGTCCTCATCCAAGAAGCACTTCACTTCATGATTCAGTCTCTTAAAGACGATAGTGAAGAAATTCTCAAGTATGACTTGAGCTCTAATAGCTTATCACTGATTGGTGCACCGATTGAGGATTCTGAAACTGTCACTTCCTCTATCCTCATGGCGATGGAGGATGACAGTTTGGGGTATGCACATGTCAATGGATCAACCTTCTACCTATGGTCCAGACTGATGGATTCCAACGGAGTTGCCTCATGGAGTCAACGTACAATTATCAATCTCATGAGCATTCTCCCCATCCAAAATCCTGTGGAAACAATTAGAGTAGTTGGATCCGTGGAAGGTGGTGATGTCATTTTCCTCACCACGGTGCTGGGCATCTATGAGATTAATGTCGATTCGCAGCGATGGAAGAAGATAGGGAAGAGAGAAAATTTAGATGCTGTGATTCCATACATGAGTTTCTACAATCGACAAG AAAGGGTGATGCCCAATGACGTGGTGCATTGA